From the Halalkalicoccus sp. CGA53 genome, one window contains:
- a CDS encoding PHP domain-containing protein, producing the protein MIVADCHVHTTASDGSLTVDRIPGAAREAGLSAVCVTDHDRPHPDLDSPVTECDGVSVIHGIELRVETKEEPVDLLGYGLRRTDGLTAEVERIQENRIERGRAIVERVERHLEIDLDLDPEEGFGRPHVARAIDRHPDTDLSYGEAFERLIGNDGPCYVAREIPAFEHGVSVLRGACALVGLAHPLRYAEPERALARCSDLDCVERYYPYEYAVDPDPVDRVIREFDLLATGGSDAHDDRLGVAGLDGETYRRVRRRLQAVS; encoded by the coding sequence ATGATCGTCGCCGACTGCCACGTCCACACGACCGCCTCGGACGGCTCGCTCACGGTCGATCGGATCCCCGGGGCCGCCCGCGAGGCGGGGCTCTCCGCGGTGTGCGTGACGGACCACGACCGACCGCACCCCGACCTCGACTCCCCCGTAACCGAATGCGACGGTGTGTCGGTGATCCACGGGATCGAGTTGCGGGTCGAGACGAAAGAGGAGCCGGTCGACCTCCTGGGTTACGGCCTCCGCCGCACCGACGGACTCACCGCCGAAGTCGAGCGAATACAGGAGAACCGGATCGAGCGCGGCCGGGCGATCGTCGAGCGGGTCGAGCGCCACCTGGAGATCGACCTCGACCTCGATCCGGAGGAGGGGTTCGGGCGACCGCACGTCGCGCGAGCGATCGACAGACACCCCGACACCGATCTGAGTTACGGCGAAGCGTTCGAACGGCTGATCGGAAACGACGGTCCCTGCTACGTCGCCCGCGAGATCCCGGCGTTCGAGCACGGCGTCTCGGTCCTCCGGGGGGCCTGCGCGCTCGTCGGCCTCGCTCACCCCCTCCGGTACGCGGAGCCCGAGCGGGCGCTCGCTCGCTGTTCGGACCTCGACTGCGTCGAACGATACTACCCCTACGAGTACGCGGTCGATCCCGACCCCGTCGATCGGGTGATCCGGGAGTTCGACCTGCTCGCCACCGGTGGAAGCGACGCCCACGACGACCGGCTCGGGGTGGCCGGACTTGACGGGGAGACGTATCGTCGCGTCCGGAGGCGTCTACAAGCGGTGAGTTGA
- a CDS encoding DUF5789 family protein: MVYTNTGELFDDYRYPATTADLIERYGDDEITLPEGTQRIGEILSLTDETFQSAEEARYAIYAGLSSRAIGRKGYTDRDPTPPGTDGPDPVSF; this comes from the coding sequence ATGGTCTACACGAACACGGGAGAGCTGTTCGACGATTACCGCTACCCCGCGACGACCGCCGACCTTATCGAGCGCTACGGCGACGACGAGATCACCCTCCCGGAGGGCACCCAGCGGATCGGCGAGATCCTCTCGCTCACCGACGAGACGTTCCAGAGCGCCGAGGAGGCCCGATACGCGATCTACGCCGGGCTGAGCAGCCGGGCGATCGGCCGGAAGGGCTACACCGACCGCGACCCGACCCCGCCGGGGACGGACGGCCCCGACCCGGTCTCGTTCTGA
- a CDS encoding ROK family protein, producing the protein MAPPRFVAVDVGSTHTKTVVSTLDGEFTTSVAREPTRPEELGSEVVRAVRRRLCETNGAGLEGIGVATTGLVDRVTGTIREFDTADGRTLRDIPLGDRLREAFGVPVAVENDCTAAALGEWYFGAREREGCLVHVTFATGIGAGVVADGVPLRGEHGHAAEVGLFPIHADGELESCGVTGAWEAYCSGRGIPRFVESRLGGESETTLATHGTLTAREVFEAAAAGDERAIESLDLIGRYNAAGIGAIANAYDPGLVTLGGSVALENPEAVLGGIDRYLDEFCYGERPRITTTPLGAEIELYGALASYLHRERAPETDRTERVRG; encoded by the coding sequence GTGGCCCCGCCGAGATTCGTCGCCGTCGACGTCGGTAGCACCCACACGAAGACCGTCGTCTCGACGCTCGACGGCGAGTTCACGACGTCCGTCGCGCGCGAGCCGACCCGTCCGGAGGAGCTGGGATCGGAGGTAGTACGCGCGGTCCGGCGACGGCTCTGCGAGACGAACGGGGCGGGTCTGGAGGGGATCGGCGTCGCCACGACCGGCCTCGTCGACCGCGTCACGGGGACGATCCGGGAGTTCGACACGGCCGACGGACGGACGCTTCGGGACATCCCACTCGGCGATCGGTTGCGGGAGGCGTTCGGGGTGCCGGTCGCCGTCGAGAACGACTGCACTGCCGCCGCGCTGGGCGAGTGGTACTTCGGCGCACGGGAGCGAGAGGGCTGTCTCGTCCACGTCACGTTCGCCACCGGGATCGGCGCGGGCGTCGTCGCCGACGGCGTCCCCCTTCGGGGTGAACACGGACACGCCGCCGAGGTCGGGCTCTTCCCGATCCACGCCGATGGCGAGTTAGAGAGCTGTGGCGTCACCGGCGCGTGGGAGGCGTACTGCTCGGGGCGGGGGATCCCCCGATTCGTCGAGTCGCGACTCGGCGGCGAGAGCGAGACGACCCTCGCCACCCACGGAACGCTGACCGCTCGGGAGGTGTTCGAGGCGGCCGCCGCGGGCGACGAGCGCGCGATCGAATCGCTCGACCTGATCGGTCGCTACAACGCCGCCGGGATCGGGGCGATCGCGAACGCGTATGATCCGGGACTGGTGACGCTCGGCGGCTCCGTCGCCCTCGAGAACCCGGAGGCGGTTCTCGGCGGGATCGACCGGTACCTCGACGAGTTCTGTTACGGCGAGCGACCGCGGATCACGACGACCCCGCTCGGCGCGGAGATCGAACTCTACGGCGCGCTCGCGAGCTACCTCCACAGAGAGCGCGCTCCCGAGACGGACCGCACCGAACGCGTTCGGGGCTGA
- a CDS encoding cation diffusion facilitator family transporter, with the protein MTGRDERRFARASWANVLGNAAKILVEGAAGLAFGSVALLADAAHSIADLIASVVVLVWGDTRFKDPDASHPHGHSRIEPLTALFVGAVIVLLGLNLLYESAHGLAFGTDAVFSPLLLAALAFAMVDMYLVYRYTTWVNESIGSTALHALATDCLNDLYTSIAAVVGVVGLFFGFGALDPIAGGLVSLLVVWQGVDICRENLPYLVGAAPSETERETIRETLLAHPDVEGVHDLTVFYDGTVLEVEAHVEVDGELTLLAAHGIETDLVQALRAIDGVGDAHVHLDPSGIGEWKDADDPTGRGPSVP; encoded by the coding sequence ATGACGGGGCGAGACGAGCGTCGGTTCGCCAGGGCGTCGTGGGCGAACGTGCTCGGTAACGCCGCGAAGATCCTCGTCGAGGGCGCGGCGGGCCTCGCGTTCGGAAGCGTCGCGCTGCTGGCGGACGCCGCCCACTCGATCGCGGACCTGATCGCGAGCGTGGTCGTCCTCGTCTGGGGTGACACCCGGTTCAAGGACCCCGACGCGAGCCATCCTCACGGCCACAGCCGGATCGAACCGCTCACCGCGCTGTTCGTCGGCGCGGTGATCGTCCTCCTCGGACTGAACCTGCTCTACGAGTCGGCTCACGGACTCGCCTTCGGCACGGACGCGGTCTTCAGCCCGCTTCTGTTAGCTGCCCTCGCCTTCGCGATGGTCGACATGTATCTCGTCTACCGGTACACGACCTGGGTGAACGAATCGATCGGTTCGACCGCGCTCCACGCGCTCGCGACCGACTGCCTGAACGACCTCTACACCTCGATCGCCGCGGTCGTCGGCGTCGTCGGCCTCTTCTTCGGGTTCGGAGCACTCGACCCGATCGCGGGCGGCCTCGTCAGCCTGCTCGTCGTCTGGCAGGGCGTCGACATCTGCCGCGAGAACCTTCCGTACCTAGTCGGGGCCGCTCCGTCGGAGACCGAGCGCGAGACGATCAGGGAGACGCTGCTCGCTCACCCGGACGTCGAGGGTGTCCACGACCTCACCGTCTTCTACGACGGCACCGTCCTCGAGGTCGAAGCCCACGTCGAGGTCGACGGCGAACTCACCCTGCTCGCCGCGCACGGGATCGAGACCGACCTCGTGCAGGCGCTCCGGGCGATCGACGGCGTCGGCGACGCACATGTCCACCTCGATCCCTCCGGCATCGGTGAGTGGAAGGACGCCGACGACCCGACCGGGAGAGGTCCGTCGGTGCCCTGA
- a CDS encoding IS1595 family transposase, with amino-acid sequence MFPFELLSSEASAANLLQQVRWRDGLYCPRCQSESVIKHGSFREYQRYLCKDCDRTFNPKTGTIFAHAKIGLDKLLFAFYLLLRFNTSIRQLDAELDVSYRSLRRRVEQFARTLDAPAIDLVGPVEIDEVYVTAGLKGRERDSRSRSRGLSKRGRGSYAQDKPPVFTLVDRGSDQRYVVPAKSADESTVRLLLGDCEEESLTVYTDGFRAYDPLEEDENYQREAVIHSEGEYVDGDAHVNTCESHASLLRRWLSPHRGVSKDKLTPYLRAFQLRRRILRKPGQEALEEVVRTVL; translated from the coding sequence ATGTTCCCATTTGAATTGCTTAGCTCAGAGGCGAGCGCCGCGAACCTGCTACAGCAGGTTCGCTGGCGTGACGGCCTCTACTGCCCGCGCTGCCAGTCTGAGTCGGTGATCAAACACGGCAGCTTTCGAGAGTATCAGCGGTATCTCTGTAAGGATTGCGACCGCACGTTCAACCCAAAGACCGGCACGATCTTCGCGCACGCGAAGATCGGCCTCGATAAGCTCTTGTTCGCGTTCTACTTGTTGCTCCGGTTCAACACGAGTATCCGCCAACTTGACGCTGAACTTGACGTGTCGTATCGGTCGCTTCGGCGGCGCGTCGAGCAGTTCGCCAGAACGCTCGACGCGCCAGCCATCGATCTCGTGGGGCCCGTCGAAATCGACGAAGTCTACGTGACTGCGGGGTTGAAAGGCCGCGAGCGCGACTCCCGGTCGCGCTCGCGTGGGCTCTCGAAACGTGGTCGCGGAAGCTATGCTCAGGACAAGCCACCAGTGTTCACACTCGTTGATCGTGGTAGCGACCAGCGATACGTCGTCCCAGCGAAATCCGCTGATGAATCGACCGTTCGACTCCTCCTCGGCGACTGCGAGGAGGAGTCGCTCACTGTCTACACTGACGGATTTCGAGCATACGATCCACTCGAAGAGGACGAGAACTACCAGCGAGAAGCCGTGATTCATAGCGAGGGCGAATATGTCGATGGAGACGCACACGTGAACACCTGCGAGAGCCACGCGTCGCTTCTGCGACGGTGGCTCTCGCCCCATCGGGGCGTCTCAAAAGACAAGCTCACACCGTATCTCAGAGCGTTCCAGCTTCGCCGAAGAATCTTACGAAAACCCGGTCAAGAA